Below is a window of Salvelinus fontinalis isolate EN_2023a chromosome 14, ASM2944872v1, whole genome shotgun sequence DNA.
agtagcaatacaaggatgtATATAATCTACAGAAaagcttatgggggaggtgttgctgtgtatattcagagccatatccctgtaatacTTAGATTCAATCTTAtatcaagtgttattgaagtgttgtagTTGCAGGTTCATTTGTCACATCTAAAGcctttcttttggggtgttgatgtaggccaccaagtgctaacagtcagtatctaaataatatgtgtgaaatgcttgatagtgtatatgatgtaaacagagacatctactttcttggggacctgaatattgactggattTCATCAAGCTGTtcactcaagaggaagcttctcactgtaaccagtgcctgtaatctggttcaggttattcatcaacctaccagggtgtttacaaacactacaggtacaagatcatccacatgtattgatcacattttcactaatactgtagaactctgttctaaagctgtatccgtacccattggatgcagtgatcacaatataacgGCCATATCCAGGAAAGCtaaagttccaaaagctgggcctaaaatagttgataagagatcatacaaaatattttgctgtgcctCTTTATGTGGATGAAgttaaaaaatatttgttggtctgatgtgattaataaggagcatccagacgctgcacttgattaATTTATGAAATTGATTCTTCcagttattgataaacatgcacctgttaagaaactgactgttagaactgttaaggctccatggattgatgaggaattgaaaaactgtatggtagaaagagatggggcaaaaggagtggctaataagtctggctgcacatctgacttactgcaaattgagaaattatgtgactaaactcaacaaaaagaagaggaaactgtattatgaagccaagatcaatgatataaagaatgatgggaaaAAATGTTGGAGTACAGTAaattaaattatgggcagaaagggtaaatcaactccatctttcatcgaatcagatggcttattcatctcaaaaccatttgatgttgccaattatttgaaTGATTACTTCATTAGCAAAGTGGGAAagcttaggcaggaaatgccaacaatgaacagtgagccatcgtatttatgcataaaaaacaaataatgaaagaaaagcattgcaagttagATGTTAGTTAAGATGTTAGATGTTAAGTTagattttgtaaagttagtgtgggagagctGGAaaaattgttatcgatcaataatgacaaacctcctggcattgacaacttagatggaaagctactgaggatggtagctgactctatagccactcctatctgtcatatctttaatctgagcctagaggaaagtctttgtcctcagtcctggagggaagccaaagtaattccgttACCCAAGAGTGATAAAGCGGCCTTTattggttctaacagcagacctattgCTGACAGCttttagcaaactgttggaaaaaattgttTGAGCAattacaatgctatttctctgtaaacaaatgttcAACCTCAGcaatattgtggattcagagctatctagctaatagaactcaaagggttttcttgaATGGAAGCttttctaatgtcaaacatgtaacgtgtggtgtactgcagggcagctctctagacCCTCTACtcatttctatttttaccaatgacctgccactggtattaaacaaagcatgtgtgtccatgtatgctggtgattcaaccatatacacatcagcaaccacagctactGAAGTCagtgaaacccttaacaaagagtttcagtcagttttggaatgggtggtagggaataaactggtcctgaacatctctaaaactaagagcattgtatttgttacaaatcattccctaagttctagacctcagctgaaccTGGTAATggatggtgtggctgttgaacaagttgaggagactaaattacttggtgttaccttagattgtaaactgtcatggtcaaaacatatagattcaatggttgtaacgatggggagaggtctgtccgtaataaagaaaTGCTCTAATTTTTTGACActacactccaaaaagcaagtcctgcaggctctagttttgtcttatcttgattattgtccagttgtgtggtcGAGTACTGCAAGGAAATACCTAGTTAAGTTGGCCCAGAACAGTGCgccacgtcttgctcttcattgtaaatactatgcatgctagtctctcttggctaagagttgaggaaagactgactgcatcacttctatctataagaaacattaatgtgaaGAAAATCACATTGTTTGCATAGTaaacttacacacacacttagcccaccagacatgccaccaggggtcttttcacagtccccaaatctagAAAAAATTCAAGAACGCatacagtattaaatagagccattATTACATGGAATTCCATTCCacctcatattgctcaaatgaacagcaaatctggtttaaaaaaacagacaaagcaacacctcacggcacaacgcctctcccctatttgacctagtgtatgtattgatatttaggctacgtgtgcctttaatttttttttgatgtagttctgtccttgagctgttcttgtctattaatgttctgtataatGTCATGCTTCATGTTTTGCTTTTTCAACTTGAATGGAGGATGCTTTATGTACAAGCCGGTCCACGGTAATGCACATCAAGCCTAGACAGAGACTCCCTAGGTTatattaaaggtagactcagcgatatgacgtagAAAATAAACAGCATAGTGGATTAATTTCCACAACTACTAGTGTTGAAACGCGAGGCTCAACTTCTCcactgtttttttatttaactaggcaagtcagttaagaacaaattcttatttacaatgacggcctacactggccaaacccagacaacgctggaccaattgtgcgccgccttatgggactcccaataagccggttgtgatacagcatggattcgaaccagggtctgtagtgacgcctctagcactaagatgtggtgcattagaccgctgctccacttgcagatactgtgtgtgactgagaGAAAAGTCTTGCATCAagctcatctcaatatctgcggtACTCGTAGCATCGTCACTTCGATGAGTCTATctttaactaatttaccgcctggtgatgtcaccagacaggccaaaattccatcccaccaaaacaggctgacatttcagggagtcttttcaaacagctcttacaccaaAAGGGCATTCGCACCATTTGATAGTATTACACAACGTGTGTAAATATATatccactgctcaaaaaataaagggaacatttaaacaacacaatgtaactccaagtcaatcacacttctgtgaaatcaaactgtccacttaggaagcaacactgattgacaatacatttcacatgctgttgtgcaaatggaatagacaaaaggtggaaattataggcaattagcaagacacccccaataaaggagtggttctgcaggtggtgaccacagaccacttctcaattcctatgcttcctggctgatgttttggtcactattgaatgctggcggtgctttcactctagtagtagcatgagacggagtctacaacccacacaagtagctcaggtagtgcagctcatccaggatggcacatcaatgcgagctgtggcaagaaggtttgctgtgtctgtcagcgtagtgtccagagcatggaggcgctaccaggagacaggccagtacatcaggagacgtggaggaggccgtaggagggcaacaacccagcagcaggaccgctacctccgcctttgtgcaaagaggagcaggaggagcactgccagagccctgcaaaatgacctccagcaggccacaaatgtgcatgtgtctgctcaaacggtcagaaacagactccatgagggtggtatgagggcccgacgtccacaggtgggggttgtgcttacagcccaacaccgtgcagaacGTTTGGCATTtgtcagagaacaccaagattggcaaattcgccactggcgccctgtgctcttcacagatgaaagcaggttcacactgagcacatgtgacagacgtgacagagtctggagacgccgtggagaacgttctgctgcctgcaacatcctccagcatgaccggtttggcggtgggtcagtcatggtgtggggtggcatttctttggggggccgcaaaGCCCTCCATAtgcttgccagaggtagcctgactgccattaggtactgagatgagatcctcagaccccttgtgagaacaTATGCTGgtttcctcctaatgcaagacctcatgtggctggagggtgtcagcagttcctgcaagaggaaggcattgatgctatggactggcccgcccgttccccagacctgaatccaattgagcacatctgggacatcatgtctcgttccatccaccaatgccacgttgcaccacagactgtccaggagttggcggatgctttagtccaggtctgggaggagatccctcaggagaccatccgccacctcatcaggagcatgcccaggcgttgtagggaggtcatacaggcacgtggaggccacacacactactgagcctcattttgacttgttttaaggacattacatcaaagttggatcagcctgtagtgtggttatccactttaattttgagtgtgactccaaatccagacctccatgggttgataaatttgatttccattgatcatctttgtgtgattttgttgtcagcacattcaactatgtaaataaaaaagtatttaataagaatatttcattcgttcagatctaggatgtgttattttagtgttcgctgtatttttttgagcagtgtatataacacAGAATAATCacgtttgactgcactgggcctttaaacaaaCAAACTGTACTACTCCTCTAGGCCGTATGCTGTAGTCATGTTTTTGATTAAACTGTATAGTTTAGACATGTGGATGATGATAATGTTTTGGATTGTGGCCATATCTAATGGTTGGAGAGCACTTTGTTGTTATAATTAACACATTGCAGATATTATCATAGGCTACTGCCTTGGCTGCAGTTTGTACACCATACATGTGATAACTATGTCTCCATTACTGGGCGTTACAGGTTAGCTTATGCAAAACGCAGCTATAGATTTTTCAACTAACCTGCTCTTGGTGATACTGTCTTCGTTCTCGAATTGGAGGAATAGGCTATCTTATAAATGTCCGTTTGCAGTTGCAGGAGGTTCTACAAAAACCAAAGAGAACCTAGAATTGTTAAATTCATGTGTTGCACTACGCAAAGAGGTTCCttgtgtaacagggttggttatgtttccacttgccactgcagacagtggggagaacaagtatttgatacactgccgattttgcaggttttcctacttaccaaacatgtagaggtctgtaatttttatcataggcacacctcaactgtgagagacggaatctaaaacaaaaaaccagaaaatcacatttgtatgatttttaagtaattcatttgcggTCATTTTGGTGAACAGGGTGGTGTacttaataaactggccactgtgtACGGTACTTGTTAGATATCGGGGGCATCCTGGGATGTGCGTTTGTATGTTATTGCTGTAAGAGATGAGTTAGGTAGCATGCTCTAATTGTAATGGTCGCATTTTCTAACTGCTAATTCACAGGTATTTCCATGCTAACAGACGAATCACGAATCTACAGCCATCAATATACTGTTGTCCTGCACAGCTGATGTACTTGTGTCTATCGTCAGGTACTTACATTTATTGTATTTTGTACTATTTTTCTCGTTGTTATGATTTTATTGACAAAAACACAGTCTGATAATTCATGCAAGCGACGTAATGCCCTTTAATAGAAACATAGTTATCACATCTCTGGCATACAAACTGTAGCTATACTGCCTATTTCACCTCACCATAGCCGACAATGACACACTTCAAAGATAAGGATCATATCAGAATGGTATGGTGTTTATGAGGGTGGCCAGGCCATAGCATAGTCTGTAGCAGCAATCCCTCCAatgatgtatttttatttttgtcaTAAGCTCTCAGCTGTGCCTGCCTGTCAGGGACCACGTCATCTGAGGCAGGGCAGGCTATAAGACACTTTCCGACACCAGTGAACGGAAATCAATTGCTTTCCATAGGAGAAAAAGGTCAACCCAGGTAAGACTCAATCTGTCATGTATGGGTTTTTAAAGGTTTGCATTACAATCTAGTTTGGGAATAATTTATTTGACAAAGACTATCTGTTTGTATATTACTCTTCCTCTGTTGATTCAGCAAGATGTCTATTTCTAGCAATGCTACATGGTCTATGCCACATATGCTTTAAATCGGACTGAACATGTCTACTGCCTCAGCATAAACATGCTATGTAACCCAATGCACGTGTGTACTCAGCTCTATCCTTGTAGCCTATGTGGTTTTAGAGTGAATTTTCAGTTGAAAATGTGAGATTTAGTCATAACCTTTACTAAGATGCTGAATACACAATGTGTTAGTAGTCCTTAAATATCTTGCAGTAACAAAACCTCAATATTACCTGACTTTACAGGACGCAACAGACCCAGAACATTATCATCTGAGAGCCTCGGCAGTAATACAATCCTTTTCCAATATATTTACATTTCTACATTCAGTGATAATATATTTTGTCCCATGTTGACTTATTACTCTCTCCGTTTACCTCTAGTGTCATATGAACGCATTTTGTCCATCCAAAGTTTGAGTGAGGTTGAGAACCCATGGAAAAGCATTACTTTGAACCGTTGCATAGTGTTAGCCATCATCATTGTGCTTGTGAGCTCCGGTGTGAATGAAGTACATGGTGAGTGTTGAAACATTGTGAAACATTTGTCAATTTCTCATAACCTCAATGCACACAGAATAGCTCATGCGTCTGTTGTGGTTTAGATGCTCTGGATGTACTTCTAGAGGAGAATGATCTTACTCAGATGTTACTTGGAGGCACCGGTCTACAACCAGACGGCACAGCTCAGGTATCATAGCTTATTTTCTTCACGTGCCCCTCTTAGAACTAacacagtgaataacaaataattacgTGCTCGGCTTTGGAACCTTATGTAATGATCCTgagtgtttcctgttctctccctgCAGCCTGCAGCCTCTCTGTGGGACAGCTTGCTGAGTTGGGGATCAGACGATGGAAGAAAAGGAAATccaaagagaagagggggaatctTGAGGATCAGAAATAGAGATGTGTCTGACAAAGGGCTGTTAAAGGAATGATAGAGCGATAACATGATGGAGAATGGTAAacgaggggaaagaggaggatcgtacaacaaaataggaaaaaattTTCTGAAGGAATAATCaaagtgtgtttattatattgaAATAAGGATATATTGTAGTCAAAATGTTACTACTGTAAAAAAAAGTACATCACAATGATCTTAAATGCACCATACAGTCTTATCTGATCATGCATAATCTGTTTGCATAAATGTTCTTCATATTTAAAGGGTATACAGAAATCAATAAGATTAGCTGGTTTCTATCTCGTATTTGATGATCAATATATTCTTTCAGCCTTCAATATGATCATGTGGTGCAAATTGATAATGCACAAATTGTATTTGAAAGATCCAATATGTGCACTGTGCCAATGAGTTTTCTATTTACATAGCTGAGTGACAAAATGTGTATTAAATCAGCTAATATTGTGGAGAACTAGATGTGATAATGTATTTACAATAAACAAAATAAATGCACTCGATGACCTAAAACATGCAATTCGTACTTGACTTTTATTGAGTAATGGTGCAACAATGCAGGTGCCCTGGCCCTTTAATACCAATCATTGCACCACATGGAGGAGTCAGCGGCATCCACACTCCTTGGCCACCATGTTTGGTTTGTAGCAGATATTGGTTCCATGCTCATCCAACTCCACCACCTTGAGGTCCTCATAGTCCACAGGCACACAGCAGGGTGAGCGCTCCAGGGCCAGGCCACTCTGGATGTGGCTGTTAAGCAGGATAGCATGGTTATTCCCGTTGGTCAGGGGAAAGCTGCAGACTCCCTGGCAGTTGTAGATGGTGGCCTCAGGAGGAGACAGCAGGTATTTCTCCAGGGACACGGTGAGACTGTGCAGGCGACAGAGGTGCCGGTTCCCTGGGCCCTTCTGGCCTGCTCTGGTGGCCCGCTGCCCCCTCTCCACATCCCAGGCTCCCACTACTGTCTGCAGGGCTTTCAGCAGAAGCAGGGCTCGGTACTGCGTCTCACTGGGGCTCCCAACACCTATGTGAGTGAAAGAAAAAAAGTTTAAATGACTTAGCAATTAAATTAATTCCCAGACATTTATCCTGAATTTACATTGAGGCCTGCTCACCTGCTGGTGCTTCCTCGCCCTCTTTAGGAAGGACACAGAGTTCCTGGAGTCTCCTCAGTCTGTCCATCCCTGCTTTGCCCACCTCCTCCGCCCTCATCTGGACCAGAACCTCCTCCAGCCTCTGCCTGAGCACCTCCAGTAGGGCGGGTTGCAGGGACAGCTCCCCGCGATGCCCCTGGAGCACAGAGCCCTGTGTGGGGAAAGAGAACAGGGTGGGAGCTGAGGAGTTGAGCAGCCTGGCAAGGAGGGTCTCACTGGACGACACCCCAAGGGACAGGGGGGGAAGAGagtccagagagtacagaggGACCGAAGCAGCCCATGGTTGTGACTGCGTCTGTGGTGGCATGACGTCACTGAGGAACTTCTGCAGCTCACACAGAAACGTGTAGGTCCCAGAGGGAGCAGGGGAGGGACTCAGCTTTTCTGTCACTCTGAGGAAGACAATTACACTCATTTAAGAATCTCTATGGCTTCAATCACTTAAAGAAAAAGACAGTAATAGGTGCCGCATTTGAAAAAAGACAAAGCTAACTGACCTTTCATCAGTTCCTCTATTCGTTGAGAAAAGCACCAGGGGAATGACACTGACATCACTTCTTGTTCCGTCACCAATCAGGATACCTCGTAGTTCAGAAAGCTTTTGTCCTGCCGAAAGGTGAATAATCTTGAGACATGTTGATGGAAGGAAAGCATATTAACTTGAACGCGATAAGCTGTATAAGATGTTATTACCTGTCTCTGGTGTTTTTGTGTCAACATTGAATCTCCATTTCAGTTGACTTTTGCCCTCGGGTTGCTTTCCTGTTAGGATGAGGAACTGTGTTCCTTCTGAAATGCATACTGTCTGGGAGAAGTGGGAAAAGGTGGAGTCAGATAATAGCAGAACATCAAAAACTAAAGAAACAAAGTGTCACCGGCCACATTATCATGATGAGAAATGCATCATCGTGATGATGTGGCcagtgacactttgcttcttgaaagcacaatatcttgaaaacttgacagCTGACACAAAACATTtgcgactgtatcaacagtggactttTCCTTTAatggtctattaacatcatggTAAGACAAGACTTGTAAAATGTGAGAGACAAGTAAGAAGTTCAGGAATGTTGTTCTTGAGCAGGTAATGAATTCAAACCTGTTTGTAAGGCTGCAGAGAGTGACTGGTGAAAGTGATGGCACCGAGCGCTCCTGTTCTGGGGTTTCTAAAGGCAAGGAGCAGTATGGGCTTGATATTGGAGAGGGGAGGCCGGGGGAGGTGGAGGGTCAACACAAGACCCCCTCCCTCCACTTCACCCTCCATGAGCTCTGATAGACAAGACATAACATCCCATTTCAGTACATTCAGAATCATATCCATATCTGTGCCATACCTTCAAGCTGAAATCTGTAAAGAGACAAAAATGTACCTTTGGTTGGGTGCCAAACATGTAGTCCATGTTTCTCTTTTTTGGCTTCTTCAGCTAGTGTGGATAAGGCAGGTACTGGAGCACCATCAGAGTGTGAGCAAACGCCAAATCGAGTCAAATCCTCCTTTCTCAGGTTGCTTTCCTGGCCCCAACCTTCACGAAGTGCTGAAAGCATATCCTCAATAACCTCTCCATGAGACGGTATCCTTCCGAAACATGGAGTGTCCCCAGGTAGGTGAGGAGCGCTGGGATGGGAGTTTATGGTCTCCTTCACTGTTAAGGCATTCTCTCCCAAACCTTTTCCAACCTCCATTGAACTGTTGTCTCCTTGGATGAAAGAACAGACTAAATGTAGTCACAGAAGGCTGTATTCCCATAACAATATTTGGACAAATGTTTAATTTGATGGCCAAAAGATGATGACCTTATTCAGAGATGAAATTGCATCATTCACAATTTGATAAATTAAGTTACAGAAAATCCTAATAAGCAGTTAGTTAATGCAATTAACAAATAGAGCACAAAGTAAAAACTGTGCATTACAATGCATACAATATTTTCTTGCAAATGCTAATGAATCCATGTATGGTCACAGCTATGGCCAGGTCCCAGGCATACAGATTCATATCAAGGCAACAAGTTACAAACAGCAGTACGGACAGTGTAATTGGGATGGTGAATAGTGTGACTGACCTGGCCCTGTTCCTGGGTGGTCTGGCGTGGGGTCCTCCTGACACCGGCTGTCACTCAGTCTGTCCTGGTGTGGCAGAGTGACCATTGTGCTGGGCAGCAGCAGTATCAAGCAGAATATGCACCATAGCCTCATAGTAACCCTGTCTGTCCAGTCACGTCTGGATCGAACACTTGTTTTGGGTCAGGTCAGCGAGGGAGATGGGTTTTATGTAGTACACCGCCCCTCTTTCAGCTAAGGAGGACAGGCTGCCAAATACGCAGCTCATACTATGTGATGTGTCCTTGAGAAACTATCCTATGTTGTAAGATGTGGAGAGACAGTGAATGCTGCGAATACTACGGTGGGTTGAGATAAGGCTAGGGAAAGGAAGCACAAGACAGACAATGgagtgttttgtgtgtgtcagacagacacCTGCCCTCCCTGTGGGTGAGAAAAGACTGGAGATTGAAGCACCTCAAAAAAGGGAGGGTGTTTGAAGGAGACAGAACCATGCGTGTATTGACATTTCTATAAAGGCCTTTCATAGGTAACGTCTGGTCtattacagtatatcaacactatctTATTGCTTCTGTGTCCTGCCATTTCTTACATAGTTCTTCAGGGAtgatcaactagattcagcagcGAGACAAAATATACACAAATTAcgaaatcatttgtagactgaaaattgaccgcaagaagcccaaacaggtATATTTGATTAAAACATGCTAATTTCACACTTTGCGTAGGAATACttccaaaataataaatacaagaaaatgcTTAGGAAACTTGGGGGCCAAATTCGGCCCTCCAGTTGTCCTCATAAAAGTAGCCATTTGTGATGCAATTCTAAGGATGCGATTGCAAATTGACGATTGATTACAGACACGTTGGCTTTAAAAAGTTCTCTCAGCAGTTATTGGACGAAGTACAGTGATGGAATAGGGATGTGCTGCATGCAAGGTTGAATACAGAACAATTGTTGGCTAAATAAGAGCTCTTGACGGATTAAAGGATCTATGGGCAGACTATGAGATGCTGCTGTTGAGACTTCTCGGGTTGAAAAGTGCCTCACGGCCTTGGTTTCATGGAGAAATCCAACAGCTGCAGCTTTGTTTTGCACACGATCAAGGTCGTTCAGTTCAGTCTGTCCTGCTTGGTGGACAACAGCGCCAAGTGATAAAGTCAAGGATTCACAAATCATCCACTAAAAATTACAAGAATTGTTTATCATTTCTAATGGCTTGAAAACATGCACGTAACATTTGCAGAACACTATTTCAGAGAGTATTCAtaaagatgacattgaatgttgaATTATTCCCCAATAGTGGACATTCTGGACTTAAATGTGTATTCCCCACTAAAAACAGAACTGAAGAACAATTCTCAAAACACTACTGTCCATCTTTGGTCAAAACCATGATAAGCCTAGCTTTAGTACAGAATGTACCAGAACTACCATAATGATAGTAGAAAAATGACACTCGTCCCACCCCTACATAGTCTGAATCCTTCACTGATAACAAACTAAAATATCATGCACCATATACAAATCCTACAATTTTTTGAATAAAAAGCctaaataaaatcacattttcaaCATGCAAAATATCACCAATAAGCAGAGATGCAAATTAAATACTTTATAAGAAACCATTTTATTAATAATTATCATAAAAAGGcaaaaaaacagaaacaaatTTCAATTTGTCATTAAACATCTAAGATAATAGCACCAACACCAAACAAGAGTTCCCATGACAGCCCAAGGCGTTTTGGAAAGTAGGTTTGCTGTTATTGCACCTCAAACCTGCCCTTAGTTCTACTGATCCACATGTGGAGTTAAAATTCAGTCCAACTACACAGCATTCTCCCTATGTAGGGATCACAACACTTAAAAAAAGGACATTAATTCCTtttcagagagagggagtgagacgaGGCATTTGTGAGAGTGTAAGAAGAGGATTTTCCACGACATTGTCAGACCAGTCGAACACAAAGCTGCAATCTTTTGCTGGAGTGGCTGGATGTGTGCGACAGTGAGAAATTGAGGAGACAAACATACATCTTCGAGGAAGTCTGTCAACTCCAAGCACCAATATGAATTTTCAAGTTACATCAAAATATAAGAGGTCCCTGGTCCTGAGTTAGGGAAAGAAATAATGAAGTCACAGTTTATAGATAAGTGTGACGTATACAGTAGTGTTATATCGCTTCAAGATATCTGCTATGTTCCTGAGAGACCTTTGGCAGGATTCAGAGTCTTGTTATGTGAAACAGTCTTACCTGTAAAGTTAATAGAGCAGTATACTGCACTACGGTATTAAATATGTATCCAAATTTGCCAGAGATCATGTGTACTTCTTTAGGGGACGTATTTAAAATGGGGTACATTGAACTGTTCAAACCTGAAGTAACAATATTCACTACACAATATtattctctctcccacacacattgCCACTCCAGCCAACTAGGAAGTATATTTTCAGATGGGACATTAATAATAAGTCAACAAGCGAGCTTGTGTTGAAGTTTATTAAACCTTTCCCTCCTCTAGCACAACAGGAGAGGAAGTGTATTTAATCAATAGCTGCATTTTCCTTGTTTTAAGTGTAGGAGAGCACCGTACTGTCTGTCTAAGAGTATTCCAATTTGATCTGAATCTTATGTCATAATAAAAGCATCATTGATACCAACTGCAATTATATcaaacaataaaaaaaactatGAAAACATCAACAATAACAGTAATTACAAAATACCTGTCAGTGCTGATAACAGGGGACTAGCTTCTCTGGTCATGACTGACATGAGCAAATCATTGTCCTCATTCCTGATTGCAAAGTACTGTTGTCTACTGGACAACATTGTGACTATAAAGCTGTGATGTCTTATTTCTCCTCAAGGACACagatgaaacaaacaaaacaatgaaGATAAATGAATATCCTGCTTCACATCCTCAATTAGTAAGGACTGACAAATGATAATCAGATCAAAATGGAGCCTGGTTGTTGCAAACCCACGTAACACATACGAGTTATTCTACTACCAGTTATATTGGAACAATGAACTTGTAATTACGACAGCTGTATTATGCTCATACTATGGGAAGGAGGCGGCTTTAAGCCATATCCCAGGACAGGCAGAAGTGAAAGATGAGATTTGGCTTTTGGA
It encodes the following:
- the amh gene encoding muellerian-inhibiting factor, producing MRLWCIFCLILLLPSTMVTLPHQDRLSDSRCQEDPTPDHPGTGPGDNSSMEVGKGLGENALTVKETINSHPSAPHLPGDTPCFGRIPSHGEVIEDMLSALREGWGQESNLRKEDLTRFGVCSHSDGAPVPALSTLAEEAKKEKHGLHVWHPTKELMEGEVEGGGLVLTLHLPRPPLSNIKPILLLAFRNPRTGALGAITFTSHSLQPYKQTVCISEGTQFLILTGKQPEGKSQLKWRFNVDTKTPETGQKLSELRGILIGDGTRSDVSVIPLVLFSTNRGTDERVTEKLSPSPAPSGTYTFLCELQKFLSDVMPPQTQSQPWAASVPLYSLDSLPPLSLGVSSSETLLARLLNSSAPTLFSFPTQGSVLQGHRGELSLQPALLEVLRQRLEEVLVQMRAEEVGKAGMDRLRRLQELCVLPKEGEEAPAGVGSPSETQYRALLLLKALQTVVGAWDVERGQRATRAGQKGPGNRHLCRLHSLTVSLEKYLLSPPEATIYNCQGVCSFPLTNGNNHAILLNSHIQSGLALERSPCCVPVDYEDLKVVELDEHGTNICYKPNMVAKECGCR